A region of Marnyiella aurantia DNA encodes the following proteins:
- the gcvT gene encoding glycine cleavage system aminomethyltransferase GcvT: MTKRTALFDKHVSLGAKMVPFAGFDMPVQYSGVTEEHFAVREKVGIFDVSHMGQIFVEGPAAKDLLQYVTTNNLDTLETGKAQYTCLPNGNGGIVDDLIIYKMSDEKYFVVVNASNIEKDWNHIVKHNENFNAKLTNASDEMSLIAIQGPKATETLQKLTDTNLADLLYYHFTEGTVAGMKDVIISNTGYTGSGGFEIYFRNEDAVKIWDALTEAGEEFGLLPCGLASRDTLRLEKGFCLYGNDIDDTTSPLEAGLGWITKFDKDFVDKDRFAKQKEEGITKKLVGFEMQERAIPRHDYPVVDAEGNVIGRVTSGTMSPMKSTGIGLAYVDKPNFKVGSDIFIQIRNKNVPAKVVKTPFV, from the coding sequence ATGACTAAAAGAACTGCGCTGTTTGACAAGCACGTTTCCCTGGGAGCGAAAATGGTACCTTTTGCAGGATTTGATATGCCTGTACAATATTCCGGTGTTACGGAAGAGCATTTTGCAGTGCGCGAAAAAGTAGGAATCTTCGACGTTTCCCATATGGGTCAGATCTTCGTGGAAGGACCCGCGGCCAAAGATTTACTACAGTATGTAACAACGAACAATCTGGATACGCTGGAAACCGGAAAAGCGCAGTATACCTGCCTGCCAAACGGTAACGGCGGTATTGTAGACGATCTGATCATCTACAAAATGTCAGATGAAAAATATTTCGTTGTTGTAAACGCCTCCAATATTGAAAAAGACTGGAACCACATTGTTAAGCATAACGAAAACTTTAACGCCAAACTTACCAATGCGTCTGATGAAATGTCCCTTATCGCCATTCAGGGTCCGAAAGCTACTGAAACTCTTCAGAAATTAACAGATACAAACCTGGCGGATCTTCTTTACTACCATTTTACCGAGGGAACTGTTGCAGGCATGAAGGATGTAATAATCTCCAACACCGGATACACCGGAAGCGGCGGCTTTGAAATCTACTTCAGAAATGAAGATGCGGTTAAGATATGGGATGCGTTAACAGAGGCTGGTGAGGAATTTGGATTGCTACCTTGCGGACTGGCATCGCGTGATACCCTGAGGCTGGAAAAAGGTTTCTGTCTGTACGGCAACGATATTGACGATACCACTTCCCCATTGGAAGCAGGACTTGGTTGGATTACAAAGTTTGACAAGGATTTTGTTGATAAGGACAGGTTTGCGAAACAGAAAGAAGAAGGAATTACAAAGAAACTCGTCGGTTTCGAAATGCAGGAAAGAGCCATCCCAAGACATGACTATCCTGTGGTGGATGCTGAAGGTAATGTAATTGGAAGAGTTACTTCCGGAACAATGAGTCCAATGAAATCAACAGGTATTGGTCTGGCGTATGTAGACAAGCCAAATTTTAAAGTAGGCTCGGATATCTTTATCCAGATCCGTAACAAGAATGTACCTGCAAAAGTTGTAAAAACACCGTTCGTTTAA
- the idi gene encoding isopentenyl-diphosphate Delta-isomerase: MEERVVLVSEQDEVLGTMEKMKAHENGVLHRAFSVFLFNDQGEMLLQKRAEGKYHSPNQWTNAVCSHPRLNETYLEGAQRRMREELGIEATLSEKFNFIYKADVGQNLWEHELDHVFTGSYNGKFHLNIEEVSEVRFISMEELDSEMQAHPELFTEWFKIILEEYKHHL, translated from the coding sequence ATGGAAGAGCGTGTAGTGTTAGTTTCAGAACAAGACGAAGTTTTGGGCACAATGGAAAAGATGAAAGCCCACGAGAATGGTGTACTGCACCGCGCTTTCTCGGTTTTCCTTTTTAACGACCAGGGTGAAATGCTGCTTCAGAAGAGAGCTGAGGGCAAATACCACTCTCCTAACCAATGGACCAATGCGGTATGCTCACACCCGAGGCTGAACGAAACCTATCTTGAGGGTGCACAGCGCCGGATGCGGGAGGAATTGGGCATAGAAGCCACGCTTTCGGAAAAGTTCAACTTCATTTACAAAGCGGATGTAGGACAGAATCTGTGGGAGCACGAACTGGACCATGTATTCACGGGATCGTATAACGGCAAGTTTCATCTTAATATTGAGGAAGTTAGTGAAGTCCGCTTTATATCTATGGAGGAACTGGACAGTGAGATGCAGGCACATCCGGAACTTTTTACCGAATGGTTTAAGATTATTCTGGAAGAATATAAGCATCATTTATAG
- a CDS encoding LNS2 domain-containing protein, with the protein MEMNFEGQVSPRLREGIKNYLIDIDGTITDDVPNEQPERMIHSKPYPDARDTINHWFEQGHKICFFTSRTEDLRKITEEWLDRNGFKYHSILFGKPRGGNYHWIDNHTVRATQYLGKFTEFVEKQVTVDVFKD; encoded by the coding sequence ATGGAAATGAATTTTGAAGGACAGGTTAGTCCACGACTGAGAGAAGGTATAAAAAATTACCTTATTGATATTGACGGAACTATAACTGATGATGTTCCCAATGAGCAGCCGGAGAGGATGATTCACAGCAAACCCTACCCCGATGCCCGGGATACGATTAATCATTGGTTTGAGCAGGGTCATAAGATCTGTTTCTTCACCTCAAGAACGGAGGATCTTAGAAAGATTACCGAGGAATGGCTGGACCGTAACGGTTTCAAATACCACAGCATACTGTTTGGTAAACCGCGTGGCGGAAATTATCACTGGATTGACAATCATACGGTACGGGCTACCCAATATTTAGGTAAGTTTACTGAGTTCGTGGAGAAGCAGGTAACTGTTGATGTATTTAAAGATTAA
- a CDS encoding D-2-hydroxyacid dehydrogenase, protein MKILANDGLDRSGIQVLESKGFQVLTEKVPQEMLAEYINSNTIRTLLVRSATQVRHELIDQCPTLQIIGRGGVGMDNIDVDYARLKGLHVINTPAASSESVAELVFAHLFSGCRYLHDSNRKMPEVGITHFTQLKKSYEAGIELRGKTIGIIGMGKIGQEVARIALGLGMRVIAADSNVGRASIKVKFYNNQFINVDIETEPLEGVLRHADFLTLHVPTQAEGFMIGEKEFKMMKQGAAIINCSRGGVVDETALLQALDAGRIRFAGLDVFIDEPTPSADILMHPSISLTPHTGASTLEAQDRIGLSLAQQICSLLQIP, encoded by the coding sequence ATGAAGATATTAGCAAATGACGGTCTGGACCGGTCGGGGATACAGGTATTAGAGTCCAAAGGGTTTCAGGTACTCACAGAGAAGGTTCCGCAGGAAATGTTGGCGGAGTATATTAACTCAAACACCATCCGTACGCTCCTTGTGCGGAGTGCTACACAGGTGCGTCATGAATTAATAGACCAATGTCCAACTCTTCAGATAATTGGCCGTGGAGGTGTGGGAATGGACAATATTGATGTTGATTATGCCCGGTTAAAGGGGCTCCACGTCATAAACACGCCCGCTGCATCGTCGGAATCTGTAGCAGAACTGGTATTTGCACACCTTTTTTCCGGTTGCCGCTATCTGCATGATTCCAACCGCAAGATGCCGGAAGTGGGCATTACGCATTTTACTCAGCTTAAAAAATCATACGAGGCCGGGATTGAACTGCGCGGCAAGACCATCGGAATCATCGGGATGGGAAAAATCGGACAGGAAGTTGCCCGGATTGCTTTAGGACTTGGAATGCGAGTTATTGCTGCCGACAGTAATGTGGGACGGGCAAGTATAAAGGTGAAATTCTACAACAACCAGTTTATCAACGTGGATATAGAAACCGAACCTTTGGAGGGAGTTTTAAGGCACGCTGATTTTCTTACTTTACATGTTCCCACGCAGGCAGAAGGTTTTATGATCGGTGAAAAAGAATTTAAGATGATGAAGCAGGGTGCAGCCATAATTAACTGCTCACGGGGAGGCGTTGTAGATGAAACTGCATTGCTTCAGGCGCTGGACGCGGGCAGGATCAGATTTGCGGGTCTGGATGTGTTTATTGATGAACCTACACCTTCGGCGGATATCCTGATGCATCCGTCCATATCACTCACACCGCATACCGGTGCCTCTACACTGGAAGCTCAGGACAGAATTGGTCTGTCCCTCGCCCAGCAAATTTGCAGTTTACTCCAGATTCCCTGA
- the mscL gene encoding large conductance mechanosensitive channel protein MscL, translated as MGLIQEFKEFAFKGNVMDLAVGVIIGAAFGKIVTSLVEDVITPLILNPTLEAVNAENIAQLSWNGVKYGSFLSAGISFLCIAMVLFWIIKAANKVSRPVPAAPAGPTKEELLLTEIRDLLKDKNSIH; from the coding sequence ATGGGCTTAATACAGGAATTTAAAGAATTTGCATTTAAAGGAAATGTAATGGATTTGGCAGTCGGTGTAATTATCGGCGCGGCATTCGGGAAAATAGTAACCTCTCTTGTAGAGGACGTTATAACACCACTGATACTGAATCCCACACTGGAAGCAGTAAATGCAGAGAACATTGCGCAGCTTTCCTGGAACGGCGTAAAATACGGGAGTTTCCTATCTGCCGGAATTAGTTTCCTCTGCATCGCTATGGTACTGTTCTGGATCATTAAAGCTGCCAACAAGGTAAGCCGTCCTGTCCCCGCTGCTCCGGCAGGCCCTACAAAGGAAGAATTGTTGCTTACTGAAATCAGAGATCTTCTGAAAGACAAAAATTCCATTCACTAA
- a CDS encoding NAD(P)H-hydrate dehydratase, with protein MMKIYSAGQIRNWDSFTVQNEGITSLQLMESAAQACTSWLESRFGIHKKYCILCGPGNNGGDGLAIARLLRFRGAEVTVCAEMRTLFKTPDALTNWKEIQQVPSIDCIDLKEFSEIVPAGDVIYIDALFGSGFKDQISGVYKEAVLHLNTFDNIKVSIDIPSGLSADSLAVEGSAILRADHTLTFQSLKKSFLHPETGIFCGKIHILDIGLSMAFDEPANDFAIDKTFIGQRYNKRNDFSHKGSFGKSLIVAGSYGKMGAAVLAVRAALKTGSGITVAASPTSGYNIMQTSCPEAMFESAGENHLTSIPGGEEMAVGIGPGLGTHSETAAALANFLQNRREAIVLDADALNILAASPELLRAVPPGSIITPHPKEFERLFGKSADSFAKLKLARQQASDLNIYFVLKDHNTQVVTPEGNVYYNTTGNAGMAKGGSGDVLLGIITALVAQKYGPEDAALLGVWLHGRAGDLAAKKHSQEAMLATDLIDEIGTVFLSLAEGV; from the coding sequence ATGATGAAGATATATTCAGCAGGCCAAATCAGAAATTGGGACAGTTTTACTGTTCAGAATGAAGGTATTACCTCACTTCAGTTGATGGAAAGCGCAGCTCAGGCCTGTACTTCATGGCTGGAATCCCGGTTCGGAATTCATAAAAAGTACTGCATTCTGTGTGGTCCGGGTAATAACGGTGGTGACGGTCTTGCCATTGCACGCTTGCTGCGTTTTAGAGGTGCGGAGGTAACTGTTTGCGCAGAAATGCGGACCTTATTTAAAACACCGGATGCCCTCACCAATTGGAAAGAGATACAGCAGGTACCTTCTATAGACTGCATTGATTTAAAGGAATTCTCAGAAATAGTTCCGGCAGGAGATGTGATCTATATTGACGCGCTTTTTGGTTCAGGTTTTAAAGATCAAATTAGCGGAGTTTATAAAGAAGCAGTCCTACATTTAAACACTTTTGATAATATAAAGGTTTCAATTGATATTCCGTCCGGGCTGTCCGCGGATTCCTTAGCCGTTGAAGGTTCCGCAATTTTGCGTGCAGATCATACGCTTACATTTCAAAGTCTCAAAAAATCATTTCTTCATCCGGAAACCGGCATATTCTGCGGAAAAATCCATATTCTCGATATTGGCCTGTCCATGGCGTTTGATGAGCCGGCTAATGATTTTGCGATTGATAAAACTTTTATTGGTCAGCGGTATAACAAGAGGAATGACTTTTCGCATAAAGGCAGTTTCGGAAAAAGTCTGATCGTTGCCGGAAGTTATGGCAAAATGGGAGCAGCAGTTTTGGCGGTGCGTGCAGCACTTAAAACCGGAAGCGGAATAACGGTTGCTGCATCTCCCACATCCGGATATAATATTATGCAGACCTCCTGTCCGGAAGCCATGTTTGAATCGGCAGGTGAAAATCACCTCACCTCTATACCGGGGGGTGAAGAGATGGCCGTGGGCATCGGGCCGGGGCTTGGGACTCATTCGGAAACTGCTGCCGCACTTGCAAATTTTTTGCAGAACCGACGCGAGGCTATTGTATTGGACGCAGATGCCTTAAATATTCTGGCAGCAAGTCCTGAATTGCTCAGAGCTGTTCCTCCCGGCAGTATCATCACTCCACATCCTAAAGAGTTTGAAAGACTTTTCGGTAAATCGGCTGATTCTTTTGCAAAGTTAAAACTTGCGCGGCAGCAGGCATCCGACCTGAATATCTATTTCGTGCTTAAAGATCACAATACACAGGTAGTTACGCCGGAAGGAAATGTATATTATAATACAACCGGCAACGCAGGGATGGCTAAAGGGGGCAGCGGTGATGTTCTGCTTGGAATCATTACGGCGCTTGTTGCACAAAAGTACGGCCCTGAGGACGCGGCACTACTCGGTGTCTGGCTTCATGGTAGGGCGGGTGATCTGGCAGCAAAGAAACATTCACAGGAAGCAATGTTAGCTACTGATCTGATTGATGAAATTGGTACTGTTTTCCTGAGTCTCGCTGAAGGGGTGTGA
- the lgt gene encoding prolipoprotein diacylglyceryl transferase: protein MLTLLYTTWDPSTGIHLGPITLHYYSLMFVIAFGLGYFLMTKMYKIDNVNLKYVEPVFTWTLVGTILGARIGHVVFYQPELFRQDFWSVFLPIQTVPEFKFTGFSGLASHGATIMVILTTLYYSYKIIKKNPLWVFDRIAIVVAIGGAFVRLGNFFNSEIIGKPAPENSPFAVLFPQQSTEYGAIVPRYPTQLFEAAGYVLLFVLLWSLYRYTNRKYQQGWLFGLFFILLWAIRFFVEFLKEPQGDEFIQFAGLNTGQVLSIPFMIAGAVIMWYSQKNRITQAENEKPD from the coding sequence ATGCTCACACTTTTATACACGACATGGGATCCGTCTACCGGGATCCATCTGGGACCGATAACGCTGCACTACTACAGTCTGATGTTTGTAATTGCCTTCGGCCTTGGCTATTTTCTGATGACGAAAATGTATAAGATTGATAATGTAAACCTGAAATACGTGGAACCCGTGTTCACATGGACACTGGTAGGAACTATTCTGGGCGCAAGGATCGGACATGTTGTATTTTATCAGCCGGAACTTTTCAGACAGGATTTTTGGTCAGTATTTCTGCCCATTCAGACTGTACCGGAGTTCAAGTTCACCGGCTTTTCGGGTCTTGCGAGCCACGGAGCAACAATAATGGTCATTCTTACCACACTTTATTACTCATATAAGATCATCAAAAAAAATCCGCTTTGGGTTTTTGACAGAATTGCTATTGTAGTTGCGATCGGCGGAGCATTCGTGCGTTTAGGTAACTTCTTCAATTCCGAAATCATCGGTAAGCCAGCCCCGGAAAACTCACCGTTTGCAGTGTTATTTCCTCAGCAAAGCACCGAATATGGCGCCATTGTGCCGCGCTACCCTACTCAACTTTTTGAAGCTGCGGGATATGTCTTACTTTTTGTCCTTCTGTGGAGCCTTTACAGATATACAAACCGAAAATACCAGCAGGGATGGTTATTTGGGCTTTTCTTTATCCTGCTTTGGGCCATCAGGTTTTTTGTAGAATTCCTGAAAGAACCGCAGGGCGACGAATTCATTCAGTTTGCCGGATTAAACACCGGGCAGGTACTGTCTATCCCGTTTATGATTGCCGGAGCGGTAATTATGTGGTACTCGCAAAAGAATAGAATTACACAGGCAGAGAACGAAAAACCTGACTAA
- the yidD gene encoding membrane protein insertion efficiency factor YidD, translating into MNFNRITTFPLLLLIRFYQWFISPILPKNCRYQPTCSQYMAEALQVHGVFKGLWLGTKRIGRCHPWGGEGYDPVPPKK; encoded by the coding sequence ATGAATTTCAACAGAATCACTACTTTTCCTTTACTCCTGCTGATCAGATTTTATCAGTGGTTTATCTCCCCTATTTTACCAAAGAACTGCCGTTACCAACCCACATGTTCGCAGTATATGGCAGAGGCTCTGCAGGTGCACGGTGTTTTCAAAGGTTTGTGGCTGGGAACAAAACGCATAGGGAGATGTCATCCGTGGGGAGGTGAAGGGTACGATCCTGTTCCGCCAAAAAAATAA
- a CDS encoding replication-associated recombination protein A: MNVNAPLAEKMRPQNLDEVLGQEHLTGENGAIRKMLRNDTLSSLIFWGPPGTGKTTLAEIISIQSGRKFFKLSAVSSGVKDVREVIDEAKKQNLFSGKSPILFIDEIHRFNKSQQDSLLHAVEKGWIVLIGATTENPSFEVVSALLSRSQVYVLKSLTYEKLEELAQTALRNYNSEHGTHFSISAKEAFIKYSGGDARKLINSVENVLNNFLNSGKTDISNDDVLEVLQETMALYDKNGEQHYDIISAFIKSMRGSDPNGAVYWLARMLTGGEDVKFIARRMLILAAEDIGLANPNALVIANNCFQAVNVIGHPESRIILSETAVYLAVSPKSNSTYTAINEAMAFVKKTGDLPVPLHLRNAPKKLMREMDYGRDYDYAHSHEGNFVDLEFLPAEISGTQFYKPGNNSTENKIESELRKKWKGKY; encoded by the coding sequence ATGAATGTAAATGCCCCGCTGGCCGAAAAAATGCGTCCCCAAAATCTGGATGAAGTATTGGGGCAGGAGCATCTTACAGGCGAAAACGGCGCGATCCGGAAAATGCTCCGAAATGATACGCTGAGTTCACTTATTTTCTGGGGTCCTCCAGGTACAGGTAAAACTACCCTGGCTGAGATTATTTCTATACAGTCGGGACGTAAATTTTTCAAACTTTCGGCCGTTTCCAGTGGCGTGAAAGATGTTCGGGAAGTTATTGATGAGGCAAAGAAGCAAAACCTTTTCTCCGGAAAATCTCCCATTCTTTTTATTGATGAGATACACCGTTTCAATAAGTCCCAGCAGGATTCCTTATTACATGCGGTAGAAAAAGGCTGGATCGTACTGATTGGAGCTACAACTGAAAATCCCAGTTTTGAAGTGGTTTCAGCACTGCTGTCCAGGTCGCAGGTGTATGTTCTGAAGTCCCTGACCTACGAAAAACTTGAAGAACTGGCACAGACGGCTCTCCGAAATTATAACTCTGAACACGGTACACATTTCAGTATTTCGGCGAAAGAGGCTTTCATCAAGTATTCCGGTGGCGACGCGCGAAAGCTTATTAACTCGGTAGAAAATGTGCTGAACAATTTCCTTAACAGTGGCAAGACCGACATTTCCAATGATGATGTACTGGAAGTGCTGCAGGAAACAATGGCGCTGTATGATAAGAATGGCGAACAGCATTACGATATTATATCGGCCTTCATCAAATCCATGCGTGGATCAGATCCAAACGGTGCTGTCTATTGGCTTGCCCGGATGCTGACAGGAGGCGAAGATGTGAAGTTTATTGCGCGCAGGATGCTCATCCTGGCAGCCGAAGATATTGGTCTGGCTAATCCCAATGCCTTGGTGATTGCCAATAACTGCTTTCAGGCAGTAAATGTGATCGGTCATCCGGAATCCCGGATAATTTTGAGCGAGACAGCGGTTTATCTGGCGGTTTCACCTAAAAGCAATTCAACCTATACCGCAATCAATGAGGCGATGGCTTTTGTGAAGAAAACCGGTGACCTGCCCGTTCCCTTACATCTGCGTAATGCTCCTAAAAAGCTGATGAGGGAAATGGATTACGGCCGAGATTACGATTATGCCCACTCACACGAAGGAAATTTTGTAGACCTAGAATTTCTGCCAGCTGAAATTTCAGGAACGCAGTTTTACAAACCGGGGAATAATTCCACCGAGAATAAAATAGAATCAGAACTCAGGAAAAAATGGAAGGGCAAGTACTGA